From Pseudomonas sp. FP2335, the proteins below share one genomic window:
- a CDS encoding hydroxymethylglutaryl-CoA lyase — MIHDYSDPLIVQEVSPRDGLQIEPTWVETADKIALIDQLSLAGFSRIEAGSFVSPKAIPALRDGEQVFQGIQRKAGVIYVALIPNLKGAQRAIESRADELNLVMSASQTHNLANMRMRCEASLAAFGDIVSFAADHPVRLNASIATTFGCPFEGAIDEDRVLQIVDAYRELGIQGISLADTTGMANPRQVERLVKRVLERVPANDLTLHFHNTRGLGLCNVLAAYEAGARRFDAALGGLGGCPFAPGASGNICTEDLVNLCEEVGIHTGIDLPHLLHLSRQLPALLGHELPGQVAKAGRNCDLHPPPAYIATL; from the coding sequence GGCCTGCAAATCGAGCCGACCTGGGTCGAGACCGCCGACAAGATCGCCCTGATCGACCAGCTTTCACTGGCCGGTTTTTCGCGGATCGAAGCCGGTTCGTTCGTGTCACCGAAGGCCATTCCCGCATTGCGCGATGGCGAGCAGGTGTTCCAGGGCATCCAGCGCAAGGCCGGTGTGATCTACGTGGCGTTGATCCCCAACCTCAAGGGCGCCCAACGCGCCATCGAGTCCCGCGCCGATGAGTTGAATCTGGTGATGTCTGCCAGCCAGACCCATAACCTGGCCAATATGCGCATGCGATGCGAGGCGTCGTTGGCGGCGTTCGGCGATATTGTCAGCTTTGCCGCCGACCATCCCGTGCGCCTCAACGCCAGTATCGCCACCACCTTTGGTTGCCCGTTCGAAGGAGCGATCGATGAGGATCGCGTGCTGCAGATTGTCGATGCTTATCGCGAGCTGGGCATTCAGGGCATCAGCCTTGCCGATACCACCGGAATGGCCAACCCGCGTCAGGTCGAGCGCCTGGTCAAGCGTGTGCTGGAGCGTGTGCCCGCCAATGACCTGACCCTGCATTTCCACAACACCCGCGGCCTGGGGTTGTGCAACGTGCTGGCGGCCTACGAGGCTGGGGCCCGGCGGTTTGACGCGGCCCTCGGCGGCCTTGGCGGCTGCCCGTTTGCGCCGGGGGCGTCGGGCAATATCTGCACCGAAGACCTGGTCAACCTGTGCGAAGAAGTGGGCATTCACACCGGGATCGACTTGCCGCACCTGCTGCACCTGTCCCGCCAATTGCCGGCCTTGCTGGGGCACGAACTGCCCGGCCAGGTGGCCAAGGCCGGGCGCAATTGCGACCTGCATCCACCACCGGCGTACATCGCCACGCTGTAA